In Alteromonas macleodii, the sequence AGCTACTCTGTATAGTAAGCGCACTATTGTAAAGTTCACTAGCCTCATTAATTGAATCGCGGCCTAATGACTTAACCGGTGCTTTTGTAGGTTGTGGTGTTTCTTCTTTTGATGGCTCTGGGGCTTCTGGCGTTCTAGGAAGCTTTGACTTGGCTAGGTCTACTTCTACTGTAAGAATTCCCTTAGCTCTAAGGCTATCAATGATAGCTTGAGTTTTTACAATACCCTTAGAGCGCATTTTAAGTGAACCTGTTTGTTCAAGTACTTGATTGACGTACATCCCAGGCTGCAAATCATCAATGGGTACCTGTTCTAACATTATCTCTCCTGTACGGCACAGTGTTGCCATAGCCTTTTACTACATTAGAGACAAATAATACGATATTCCAGTGGAAAAAGTGAGGGGTTTATTAACCTTTAGTATAGTTAAGTCTTGCTGTTTCAATGTATATGCTTTTTATTAAGGCACACAAAAAATAAGAAACGTTGCTTCTTATTAGGCAGCAACATTTAGCATTTAGTCGTGACACACTTCGAAGCAGCGAGAAGTTTAGATAAATGCTTGGAAGGAAAAAATAAAAAAGCGCTAACTTGCGGTAGCGCTCTTTTTCAAGCTCTAGACGTTTTATGTTTTACGTCACACCTTGTTTAACGCTTACAACCAAGCTGGCTGCTTGCCTTCAAAAGCTTCAATTGTACTTGCAAGCTCCAATGTTTGACCGATGGCATCTAAACCCTTAATCAGGTTGTTCTTGTGATGCTCTGCAATGTCAAAACTGAAGCTAGTATCTTTAAAACTCACGGTTTGCGCAGGAAGGTCAACAGTAATCTTGGTTGTTGGATCTGCTTTAACAGCCGCAAATAATTCGTCCATTTGTCCGCTAGATAGCGCAACGGGAACAAGCTGATTGTTAATGCAGTTGCCGTAGAATATATCAGCAAAGCTGGTGGCAATAACCGTTTTAAAACCAAAGTCGGCAAGTGCCCACGGCGCGTGTTCCCGGCTTGAGCCACAGCCAAAATTTTCGCGAGCTAGCAATATGCTTGCACCTTTATGCTCAGGCTTATTCAGCGCGAACGCTGGGTTTGGCTCTTTCTCTTCTAAGTCCAAGTAGCGCCAGTCGTGAAACAAATGCTTGCCGTAGCCAGCACGCGTTACGCCGGTTAGAAACTGCTTTGGAATAATTTGGTCGGTATCGACATTGGCCTGATCAAGCGGCGCAGCAATGCCTGTGTGTTGTGTAAAACCTTGTTCAGACATAACTTACTCCTGATAATCTCTAACGTCAGCAAAGCGACCGGTAATTGCCGCAGCGGCAGCCATTGCTGGGCTTACTAAGTGAGTACGCGCC encodes:
- the leuD gene encoding 3-isopropylmalate dehydratase small subunit, whose protein sequence is MSEQGFTQHTGIAAPLDQANVDTDQIIPKQFLTGVTRAGYGKHLFHDWRYLDLEEKEPNPAFALNKPEHKGASILLARENFGCGSSREHAPWALADFGFKTVIATSFADIFYGNCINNQLVPVALSSGQMDELFAAVKADPTTKITVDLPAQTVSFKDTSFSFDIAEHHKNNLIKGLDAIGQTLELASTIEAFEGKQPAWL